The genome window cgCCGGCGCAGCCCTCGCCGCAGCAGGACCTGTACAACCAGTACGGCAGCACGTACCCGGCCGAGCGCCGCCCCGGCCAGAGCCAGTTCCCCTTCCAGTTCGGCAGGGAGCGCGTCTCGGCCGCCCCCGGCTCCGGCGCCCAGCAGAACATCCCCCCCCAGATGATGGGGGGTCCCCTCCAGCCGGCGCCCGAGGGTCCCCAGCAAGGGGCCCTGTGGCAGGGCAGGAACGAGCTGGGCTACGGCAGCTACCCCAACCGGCAGGGCTCGGGCGCGGCGCCGCAGGGCCCCGCCTACCACGGGGTGGCTCGAACGGATGAAATCCTGCATTCAGACCAGAGGGTCAACCACGAGGGACCATGGCCTTCCCACGGGAACCGGCAACCTCCCTACGGCCCCTCCGCCCCCGTGCCCCCCATGACCAGGCCCCCCCAGTCCAACTACCAGACCCCCCCCAGCATGCAGAATCACATTCCTCAGGTATCCAGCCCAGCACCTCTGCCCAGACCTCTGGAGAACCGCACTTCTCCCAGTAAATCCCCGTTCCTGCACTCGGGGATGAAGATGCAGAAGGCGGGGCCGCCCGTGCCTGCCTCGCACATCACACCAGCAGCCGTGCAGCCGCCCATGATCCGACGGGACATCACCTTCCCGCCCGGCTCCGTGGAGGCCACGCAACCCGTGCTGAAGCAGAGGAGGCGGCTGACGGCGAAAGATATCGGTAAGAGGAacctcctgccctcctgctgcagccttctGAGGGATTGGTGCTGCCTTGGCCCTTCGGTACagaggggctctgctggctttgaaaaaaaaaggcatttttacaGGTTAATTGTGTCCTGAGCCCTTATTCTGGCATTGCCTGTGGGCAGGTTGGTGGTAGATGTCTACCATCATCTTAACCAGGCTCTGCTCTACACAGGTTCAAATCAGCATCAAGTGTctcctttttgttttgaaaCTCCAGGAGCTGGAAGTGTCATGTGTTTATGTTACAGGAACTCCTGAAGCCTGGAGAGTGATGATGTCTCTGAAGTCGGGGCTGCTGGCTGAAAGTACGTGGGCCTTAGATACCATAAACATCCTGCTCTACGATGACAACAGCATCATGACCTTCAACCTCAGCCAGGTGGGTGCAGATGCTCTCCGGGACAGGTCTTTGAAGTGCTGATGCTGCAGGGGTTCCTGTCAGCCAGGTGTCAACaagagctcctgcagcctctgtaCCTGGAGCGTGGGGTGTGGGCAGCTGTGAGCGGTCACTCCTGGCCTGAGTgatctgtgtgtgtgcaaaGGCCTTccctgggagttgttttctgatCGCTGTTCCTTCCTCCCCCCGTGTAGCTGCCAGGCTTGCTGGAACTCCTGGTGGAATATTTCCGGCGCTGCCTGATCGAGATCTTTGGAATCCTGAAGGAATACGAGGTAGGAGACCCAGGGCAAAGAACACTATTAGATCCAGAAAGGTTCTGCAAATCTTCAGCTTCCTCCCCTGAAGAAGGGGAGGAGGACGACGAGCCACAGAGCCTGAActgtgaggaggaagaggaggatgaggaagaggaggaggccGCGTTTTCGAGCAAGGACAAAGTACCTCTAGAGAGCAGCGAGGAGAAGCTAGTGAGTAAATTTGACAAGCTTCCAGTGAAGGTGGTGCAGAAGAACGACCCCTTTGTGGTGGATTACTCGGACAAGCTGGGCCGGGTGCAGGAGTTCGACAGCGGGCTCCTGCACTGGCGCATCGGCGGCGGGGACACCACCGAGCACATCCAGACACACTTCGAGAGCAAGACCGAGCTGCCCTTGCCTCACAAACGAgcttcctgctcctctgccctgagGAAACGTTCAGCAGCCGAGAGCAACCCGagccccagggaaggggaggCTCCCGCGCCCGACGGCTCCGCGGAGAAGAGGATAACTGCCACCATGGACGACATGCTCTCGGCACGCCCGGGCTCCCTGCcaggcgaggaggaggagggcaagGCCTCGGAAACGGCCAAGGAGAGCAGCAAGTTTCCCTTTGTCAtcagcccagctcagagccaCAGAAATATAAAAATCCTGGAGGATGAACCCCACAGTAAGGACGAGACGCCGCTCTGCACCCTCCTGGACTGGCAGGACTCTCTGGCCAAGCGCTGCATCTGCGTCTCCAACATCATCAGGAGTTTATCGTTTGTGCCAGGCAATGACTTTGAAATGTCCAAacaccctgggctgctgctgattCTAGGGAAACTGATCCTCCTTCACCACAAGCATCCAGAACGCAAACAGGCGCCCCTGACCTACgagaaggaggaggagcaggaccAAGGGGTGAGCTGCAACAAGGTGGAGTGGTGGTGGGACTGTTTGGAGATGCTGCGTGAAAACACACTGGTCACGTTGGCCAACATTTCTGGGCAGCTGGACCTCTCCCCTTACCCGGAAAGCATCTGTTTGCCTATCCTGGATGGACTCCTCCACTGGGCAGTGTGTCCCTCGGCAGAGGCCCAGGATCCCTTTCCGACACTGGGACCCAACGCTGTCCTCTCCCCTCAGAGACTGGTTTTGGAAACACTCAGCAAGCTCAGCATCCAGGACAACAACGTGGATCTGATCCTGGCCACGCCGCCCTTCAGCcgcctggagaagctgtacaGCACCATGGTGCGGTTCCTCAGTGACAGAAAGAACCCGGTGTGCCGGGAGATGGCCGTGGTGCTGCTGGCCAACCTGGCCCAGGGGGACAGCCTGGCCGCCAGAGCCATCGCCGTGCAGAAGGGCAGCATTGGCAACCTGCTGGGCTTCCTGGAGGACAGCCTGGCCGCCACGCAgttccagcagagccaggcggGGCTGATGCACATGCAGAGCCCGCCCTTCGAGGCCACCAGCGTGGACATGATGCGCCGCGCCGCCCGCgcgctgctggccctggccaaGGTGGACGAGAACCACTCGGAGTTCACCTTGTATGAGTCGCGGCTCTTGGACATCTCCGTGTCGCCTTTGATGAACTCTTTGGTTTCACAAGTTATTTGTGATGTACTGTTTTTAATTGGCCAGTCATGACAGCTGTGGGATCCGAGCCCCCGTGTGCGTGTGCGTGAGTGGAGAACTTAGAAACTGACTGTTGCCCTTTATTTATGCAAAACCACCTCAGAATCCACTGTCTGCCCTGCGCTGTCCTGCTTCTCCCTCGGGGAAGGATCTCCCCggcccctctccccctccctgcccctcagatTTGTCCCCAATCCCTTATTAAAGGAGACAAAGTTCTGTCTACATAGaagactttttttattttaaccaaAGTTACTGTCGTTTACAGTGAGTTTGGGGAAAGACGACTTGCCGTGTTATCCCATTGACAGGCACCACTTTCATAACTGTTTTTAATGGTAAACTCTGAAGGACAAAAAGTGACTGCTGAACTCTGTGTGGTTTATCGTTGTACATTCACAATCTTGCAGGAACCAAGAAGTTACCAGTTGTGAACAGACCTTGTCCAAGGGAGGCCTGTGCAGTAGCGTGTAGAACTCCATGTACTGTACACCTTAAACTGTAAACATACTGTAATAATGTCTCAcatggataaaaaaaaaagaaaaaaacgcTGGATCAGCAGCAAGCTgtagtttttaaaaatgtttttagttaatgttgaggagaaaaaaaggcttttcccCCAAAGTATAATGTGTGAACCTACAACACCCTGAcctctttctctcttcctccttGATTGTATGAATAACCCTGAGATCACCTCTTAGAACTGGTTTTAACCTTTAGCTGCAGCCCAGCGCTGCCacgtgtgtatatatatatgacGTTGTACATTGCACATACCCTGAGACTCCTGCAGTTTTGTCCCCTCCCACCCTTTATAGTATGACGAGTTAACGAGTTGATGACCTGCAAAAGCGAGACACAATTATTTAATCTCTTGCCAGACATCCCTCCCTGGAGGATGCTGT of Zonotrichia albicollis isolate bZonAlb1 chromosome 20, bZonAlb1.hap1, whole genome shotgun sequence contains these proteins:
- the ARID1A gene encoding AT-rich interactive domain-containing protein 1A isoform X3; the protein is MASSKGQEEMNLNLQSRPSSLPDLSGSIDDLPMGTEGALSPGVSTSGISSSQGEQSNPAQSPFSPHTSPHLPGIRGPSPSPVGSPASVAQSRSGPLSPAAVPGNQMPPRPPSGQSDTILHPSMNQSGIAQDRGYMQRNPQMPQYSSPQPGSALSPRQSSGAQMHAGMGPYQQNSMGSYGPQGGQYGPQGGYPRQPNYNAMSNANYPSPGMGGSMNPMGAGSQMHGQSGVPPYSGLPPGRMGHGAMGSRPYGPNMANMPPQVGSGMCPPPAGMNRKAQEAAAAAMHAAANSIQNRPPGYPNMNQGGMMGTGPPYGQGINSMAGMMNPQGPPYPMGGNMANNSAGMAASPEMMGLGDVKLTPATKMNNKADGTPKAESKSKKSSSSTTTNEKITKLYELGGEPERKLWVDRYLAFTEEKAMGMTNLPAVGRKPLDLYRLYISVKEIGGLTQVNKNKKWRELATNLNVGTSSSAASSLKKQYIQCLYAFECKIERGEDPPPDIFAAADSKKSQTKIQPPSPAGSGSMQGPQTPQSTSSSMAEGGDLKPPTPASTPHSQMPPLPGIRSNSVGLQDAFADGSDPTFQKRNSMTPNPGYQPSMNTSDMMGRMSYEPNKDPYSSMRKAPGSDPFMSSGQGPNSGMGDPYNRAAGPGMGNMAMGQRQHYPYGAPYDRVRTEPGLGPEGSLGTGTPQPSILPAAPDSGMYSPSRYPQQQQQQQRHDSYGNQFSTQGTSSGSPFPSQQTTMYQQQQQNYKRPMDGSYGLPAKRHEGELYNVPYSSGQAQPQQQLPPAQPQQPSQQPPAQPSPQQDLYNQYGSTYPAERRPGQSQFPFQFGRERVSAAPGSGAQQNIPPQMMGGPLQPAPEGPQQGALWQGRNELGYGSYPNRQGSGAAPQGPAYHGVARTDEILHSDQRVNHEGPWPSHGNRQPPYGPSAPVPPMTRPPQSNYQTPPSMQNHIPQVSSPAPLPRPLENRTSPSKSPFLHSGMKMQKAGPPVPASHITPAAVQPPMIRRDITFPPGSVEATQPVLKQRRRLTAKDIGTPEAWRVMMSLKSGLLAESTWALDTINILLYDDNSIMTFNLSQLPGLLELLVEYFRRCLIEIFGILKEYEVGDPGQRTLLDPERFCKSSASSPEEGEEDDEPQSLNCEEEEEDEEEEEAAFSSKDKVPLESSEEKLVSKFDKLPVKVVQKNDPFVVDYSDKLGRVQEFDSGLLHWRIGGGDTTEHIQTHFESKTELPLPHKRASCSSALRKRSAAESNPSPREGEAPAPDGSAEKRITATMDDMLSARPGSLPGEEEEGKASETAKESSKFPFVISPAQSHRNIKILEDEPHSKDETPLCTLLDWQDSLAKRCICVSNIIRSLSFVPGNDFEMSKHPGLLLILGKLILLHHKHPERKQAPLTYEKEEEQDQGVSCNKVEWWWDCLEMLRENTLVTLANISGQLDLSPYPESICLPILDGLLHWAVCPSAEAQDPFPTLGPNAVLSPQRLVLETLSKLSIQDNNVDLILATPPFSRLEKLYSTMVRFLSDRKNPVCREMAVVLLANLAQGDSLAARAIAVQKGSIGNLLGFLEDSLAATQFQQSQAGLMHMQSPPFEATSVDMMRRAARALLALAKVDENHSEFTLYESRLLDISVSPLMNSLVSQVICDVLFLIGQS